The following proteins are encoded in a genomic region of Chelmon rostratus isolate fCheRos1 chromosome 3, fCheRos1.pri, whole genome shotgun sequence:
- the LOC121604108 gene encoding uncharacterized protein LOC121604108 has protein sequence MAFASLFTRLSAIEEDVKSPGRAAFTHRNEAEDGERGRGRKRKNQGEQTGPNKKKRWHQAQTAYNAAPDGSKAAHHRMHNTASEHASVGFNKEVMHCPRDQASHNNMCPKGLNRKAKKYTNVNKKQEQKNQHQQKDRGRHANRGGGHQNRPSWRKGGGDRKNKCYKQDFQVKRTRFMTQEFKDQNVLLLDGRLLCRHFLWGRCIKGDDCQLEHVQGYNDLVKEVCKFYVQGLCTKGESCPYMHKSFPCKFFHRKGKCSQGADCRFSHEPLNDITNELLDKALKRENDLYELAKKAEQKSSGQPTNTDESEILDANTTPDILIQPIRPNFYKSADTNAETETLFCQTEGPADNMEEVVPPCASDAAQPHSPPSTKLHHEEPVCYSVEAVLGPQLSKPFTSFFTTPRNQEFAPLSSSDCTSGSSYQSQAPYSVDAVLRSCKSAENSTFAHTPTPPTAQTVSYIPKTSFEEITSPPLSSETQNKKVLYSLNTRNEANKCQEKMFKSLSSLQVHTGLISKTCPNPSLASGDHKKQSGNTPESLKPQRPSHKVKFEPVHLPMDITRSVNTNEHEPTRHKSIFSRPPSESPASKQQLKPHVSVVTAGSQASFKRFCPSSGFTELKGGAAVLAVTSPVRSSDSTNSASPHFTAKQPTEIHLPSKKTQSGLKVSTKPNSSETTADCSNEMAHCGDLAVGCKETLKKRPFHSLFASPITDTLQPVDDSGTNSSCAQGLIRSPRAAPPSADCRSDDLKTVLEPSKASASSFLSLFAAPLSAAPLPCMQPQPDHSRTASCSQQSVDNTARLSDSKQRASDLETALPQVRTDVKDNFSPDPKIGKDSSTERMNQPTKQLVNPISGLESDSLSETSTSPAPCADSPTISRAHQQLPESSSHEVAATANSVLKTLFLCLSPYQQDGEQQHCIQISVPSESEKMDNSSTCVFVMQQQKSKRKGRRKKKQETQDSHEQSTEETEHQPSPQSPQISSEATGGSTLSGAGMTEAEVRDSDIHTFTPFKPEVPPKQHHTQPRLKHSSEEGKGVNGNMAATPLKDLFKTLDTAVFHFEH, from the exons ATGGCTTTCGCCAGCCTGTTCACGAGACTCTCTGCCATCGAAGAAGACGTGAAGAGCCCCGGTCGAGCAGCCTTTACACACAG GAACGAGGCTGAGGATGGTGAGAGGGGCCGtggcagaaagaggaagaaccAGGGTGAGCAGACCGGCCCCAATAAAAAG AAGCGATGGCACCAAGCCCAGACTGCTTATAATGCTGCACCCGATGGCTCCAAGGCCGCACACCACCGTATGCATAACACTGCCAGCGAACATGCAAGTGTTGGCTTCAACAAAGAAGTGATGCATTGCCCCAGAGACCAAGCTTCCCATAATAACATGTGTCCCAAAGGTCTGAATCGCAAAGCGAAAAAATACACGAATGTGAACAAGAAACAGGAGCAGAAAAATCAGCATCAACAGAAGGATAGAGGGAGACATGCCAACAGAGGTGGAGGCCATCAGAACAGACCTTCTTGGAGAAAAGGTGGAGGGGACAGGAAAAATAAGTGTTATAAGCAG GACTTCCAAGTGAAACGTACCAGGTTCATGACGCAGGAGTTCAAGGATcagaatgttttgttgttggatGGGCGCTTACTTTGTCGACATTTCCTTTGGGGAAGGTGCATCAAG GGTGACGACTGCCAACTGGAACATGTTCAGGGCTACAACGATCTCGTCAAAGAAGTGTGCAAATTCTACGTCCAGGGGCTCTGCACAAAAGGGGAGAGCTGCCCATACATGCACA AGTCCTTCCCCTGCAAGTTCTTCCATAGAAAAGGAAAATGCTCTCAAGGAGCAGATTGCAGGTTCTCCCATGAGCCACTTAACGACATCACTAATGAACTGCTggataag GCATTAAAACGGGAAAATGACCTCTATGAACTTGCAAAAAAAGCTGAACAGAAGTCGTCAGGACAACCGACGAACACAGACGAGTCTGAAATTCTAGATGCAAACACAACCCCTGATATACTCATACAACCAATCAG gcCTAACTTTTACAAAAGTGCAGACACAAATGCAGAGACGGAGACCTTGTTCTGTCAGACTGAAGGACCGGCCGATAACATGGAGGAAGTGGTCCCACCATGCGCATCAGATGCTGCCCAACCTCACAGCCCCCCGTCAACTAAACTTCATCATGAGGAGCCGGTTTGTTATTCAGTTGAAGCAGTGCTGGGACCTCAGCTGTCTAAACCTTTCACAAGTTTCTTCACAACTCCAAGAAATCAAGAATTCgcccctctttcttcttctgattgCACGTCAGGATCTTCATACCAAAGCCAAGCTCCCTACTCTGTTGATGCTGTTCTCAGGTCTTGTAAATCAGCGGAAAATTCTACCTTTGCTCACACACCTACCCCACCCACTGCACAAACTGTATCCTATATCCCAAAAACTAGCTTTGAGGAGATCACCAGTCCCCCGCTAAGCTCAGAGACCCAAAATAAGAAGGTCCTGTATTCTTTAAATACTAGAAATGAAGCAAACAAATGCCAGGAAAAAATGTTCAAGAGCCTGTCATCCCTTCAAGTGCACACAGGCCTGATTTCAAAGACCTGCCCTAATCCGTCTCTGGCCTCTGGGGATCACAAGAAACAAAGCGGGAATACGCCAGAATCCCTGAAACCTCAACGACCTTCTCACAAAGTCAAGTTTGAGCCGGTGCACCTGCCTATGGATATAACACGCTCTGTAAACACGAACGAACACGAACCCACGAGgcacaaaagcattttttcaagGCCCCCCTCTGAGTCACCTGCTTCCAAACAACAGTTGAAGCCACACGTCTCAGTTGTGACAGCTGGCTCGCAGGCCTCTTTTAAGCGTTTTTGTCCCTCTTCAGGTTTCACAGAGTTAAAAGGTGGAGCTGCTGTTCTTGCTGTCACCAGCCCTGTTAGGTCAAGTGATTCCACAAACTCTGCCAGTCCTCATTTTACAGCAAAACAACCCACTGAGATCCACCTGCCCTCCAAAAAGACACAGTCTGGCCTCAAAGTTAGCACAAAACCTAATTCATCTGAAaccacagcagactgcagcaaTGAAATGGCACATTGTGGTGATTTGGCAGTTGGGTGTAAAGAGACATTGAAAAAAAGGCCCTTTCATAGCCTTTTTGCAAGCCCCATCACTGACACTCTGCAGCCTGTAGACGATTCTGGAACAAATTCCTCTTGTGCTCAAGGCTTAATTCGGTCTCCCCGTGCTGCTCCACCATCAGCCGATTGCAGAAGTGATGATCTTAAAACTGTACTTGAGCCCAGCAAAGCCTCTGCCAGCTCCTTCCTCAGCCTTTTTGCTGCCCCTCTCAGTGCTGCTCCTCTCCCATGTATGCAGCCTCAGCCAGATCATTCAAGGACTGCCTCCTGTTCTCAACAGTCAGTCGATAATACAGCTCGTTTATCAGACTCTAAACAAAGAGCTTCTGATTTAGAGACAGCGCTCCCACAGGTCAGAACTGATGTCAAAGATAATTTCTCTCCTGATCCTAAAATAGGAAAAGACAGTTCAACAGAGCGTATGAATCAACCCACAAAGCAGCTGGTGAATCCCATCAGTGGCCTTGAGTCCGATTCTCTCAGTGAGACGTCTACCAGTCCGGCTCCTTGTGCTGACAGTCCAACTATAAGCCGCGCTCATCAGCAGCTGCCCGAAAGCTCATCACATGAAG TAGCAGCCACCGCAAACTCAGTGCTGAAGACTCTCTTTCTGTGCCTGAGCCCGTACCAACAGGATGGAGAGCAACAGCACTGCATTCAGATCAGTGTCCCTTCAG AAAGTGAAAAGATGGacaacagcagcacctgtgtttttgtgatgcaACAGCAGAAGAGTAAAAGAAAGGGAAGACGAAAGAAGAAGCAAGAG ACTCAAGATTCCCATGAACAGTCAACTGAGGAAACAGAGCACCAGCCCTCCCCTCAGTCTCCTCAGATCTCCTCAGAGGCAACAGGTGGGTCGACCCTCAGCGGTGCAGGAATGACTGAAGCTGAGGTGAGAGACTCTGACATCCACACTTTCACGCCATTCAAACCGGAGGTGCCGCCGAAGCAGCATCACACCCAACCAAGACTGAAGCACAGTtcagaggaaggaaagggagtGAATGGGAACATGGCCGCCACACCGCTCAAAGACCTTTTTAAGACTTTAGACACTGCGGTTTTCCACTTTGAACATTAA